A section of the Hippea sp. KM1 genome encodes:
- the modA gene encoding molybdate ABC transporter substrate-binding protein — protein MRYFVWVSVFILSFSFTSFAQTLYWFTGAGIKKPAQVIAKAFNKTHKNKVVIIAGGSGQVLNQIIQSKRGDIYTLVDVDFLKKAQRFRAISGYKKILKLTPIFLLSKDGEKKIKSFYDLAKDDIRIAGGNPRAMCLGKTFKQIISKLPSKMASKIQKNIAVRCLNVFQIVGYVKEGVVDAGIVLDKALIKNTHLKYITIPQRYNVNRYGYVALVSYSKNKKAQEELYNFILKHLYVYKKFGFEVIK, from the coding sequence ATGCGTTATTTTGTATGGGTATCGGTGTTTATTCTATCTTTTTCTTTTACCTCTTTCGCACAAACGCTTTATTGGTTCACCGGAGCAGGTATAAAAAAACCGGCTCAAGTAATAGCAAAAGCATTCAACAAAACCCACAAAAACAAAGTGGTAATCATCGCCGGAGGCTCAGGTCAGGTTCTAAACCAGATAATACAATCAAAAAGGGGCGATATATATACGCTTGTTGATGTGGATTTTCTAAAGAAAGCACAACGGTTTAGGGCCATATCGGGATACAAAAAGATACTCAAATTAACACCAATATTTCTTTTATCCAAAGACGGAGAGAAAAAGATAAAAAGCTTCTACGATCTTGCAAAAGACGACATAAGAATAGCAGGGGGAAATCCCAGGGCCATGTGCTTGGGTAAAACATTTAAACAGATAATCTCAAAGCTCCCCTCTAAAATGGCCAGCAAGATTCAAAAAAACATAGCAGTCAGATGCCTAAATGTATTTCAAATAGTGGGATATGTTAAAGAGGGCGTTGTGGATGCAGGTATTGTTTTGGATAAAGCCTTAATAAAAAACACTCATCTAAAATATATAACCATACCGCAAAGATACAATGTAAATCGATACGGCTATGTGGCTTTGGTTTCATACTCAAAAAACAAAAAAGCTCAAGAGGAGTTGTATAATTTTATATTAAAACATCTCTATGTTTATAAAAAATTTGGGTTCGAGGTGATAAAATGA